One segment of Cyprinus carpio isolate SPL01 chromosome B20, ASM1834038v1, whole genome shotgun sequence DNA contains the following:
- the tmem165 gene encoding transmembrane protein 165: MPLRAGERRGGGRSLCFLILLNVLFSAGVTAIQEENKVIHEEKPAELQKATTGHAPGPAVSVDELNKGNLGFIHAFVAALSVIIVSELGDKTFFIAAIMAMRYNRLTVLAGAMLALGLMTCLSVLFGYATTIIPRIYTYYISTALFAIFGVRMLREGLKMSADEGQEELEEVQAEIKKKDEELQRYKLANGSSDVEAGTAATISSQRRCLSLISPIFIQALTLTFLAEWGDRSQLATIVLAAREDPFGVAVGGTLGHCLCTGLAVIGGRMVAQKISVRTVTIIGGIVFLAFAFSALFIKPDSGF; the protein is encoded by the exons ATGCCTCTTCGGGCCGGCGAGCGGCGTGGCGGTGGCAGGTCCTTATGCTTCCTTATTCTACTGAACGTGTTGTTTTCAGCCGGAGTTACAGCAATTCAAGAAGAGAATAAAGTCATTCACGAGGAGAAGCCAGCGGAG CTGCAGAAGGCAACCACCGGTCACGCACCCGGCCCGGCAGTGAGTGTCGATGAACTCAATAAGGGAAACCTGGGCTTTATTCATGCCTTTGTGGCAGCCCTCTCAGTCATCATTGTCTCTGAACTGGGAGACAAGACGTTCTTCATCGCAGCCATCATGGCTATGCGCTACAATCGCCTCACTGTTTTGGCGGGCGCCATGTTGGCTCTGGGACTCATGACGTGTCTGTCAG TCCTGTTTGGTTATGCCACCACCATTATCCCACGGATCTACACCTACTACATATCGACAGCGCTGTTTGCCATATTTGGTGTGAGGATGCTGAGGGAGGGACTGAAGATGAGTGCTGATGAAGGGCaagaggagctggaggaggtCCAGGCTGAGATAAAGAAAAAGGATGAAGAG CTTCAGCGCTATAAGCTAGCCAATGGCTCGTCTGATGTGGAAGCGGGGACAGCGGCAACTATATCATCTCAGAGAAGGTGTCTCAGTTTGATTTCACCAATATTCATTCAGGCACTCACCCTCACCTTCCTCGCAGAGTGGGGCGACCGCTCTCAGCTTGCCACTATTGTGCTGGCTGCAAGAGAG gATCCATTTGGAGTAGCAGTTGGGGGAACATTGGGACACTGTCTGTGCACAGGCCTGGCTGTTATCGGCGGAAGGATGGTGGCTCAAAAGATCTCCGTAAGAACCG TTACAATCATTGGTGGAATCGTTTTCCTGGCCTTTGCGTTCTCGGCCCTCTTTATCAAGCCCGATTCTGGATTCTGA
- the srd5a3 gene encoding polyprenol reductase translates to MHDSIAIVNIIWFLLALCFLIAFCLCKFSLKLPHSLEHVFQDLIRYGKTKEHIKRSNWQLVFDISKRCFYHFYAVSVMWNGLLLLFSLCSVVMNEALPDWLIDALWCLTGRPRDAWNELHLSILLLQVLLWVHSLRRLLECLFVSVFSNGVIHVVQYAFGLGYYVLLGLTVLCINSSLPQSGSLVSQLTWHHVIGTLLFIWASLLQNRSLSMLAKMRTDSSGKVETLAHKMPCGGWFELVSCPHYLAELLIYVSMSVCCGCSSLTWWLVVLYVLCNQALAAQLCHDYYRSKFETYPTQRKAFIPFVL, encoded by the exons atGCACGACTCTATAGCAATAGTTAATATTATATGGTTTTTGTTAGCGCTGTGTTTTCTAATAGCCTTTTGTCTCTGTAAGTTTTCATTGAAACTGCCTCACAGCCTCGAACACGTGTTTCAGGATTTAATCCGATATGGAAAAACTAAAGAACACATCAAGCGCTCAAACTGGCAGCTCGTTTTTGACATATCAAAGAG GTGTTTCTATCATTTCTATGCGGTGTCTGTCATGTGGAATGGGCTCCTCCTACTATTCTCCTTGTGCTCTGTCGTCATGAATGAGGCTCTCCCTGATTGGTTAATTGACGCGCTTTGGTGTTTGACTGGCAGACCAAGAGATGCTTGGAACG AGTTACATCTCTCCATTCTGCTTTTACAAGTGCTACTATGGGTCCACTCTCTTAGACGGCTATTGGAGTGCCTGTTTGTCAGCGTATTTTCTAATGGTGTGATCCATGTAGTCCAGTATGCATTTGGTCTGGGTTACTATGTCCTACTTGGACTAACTGTCCTTTGTATAAATTCCTCTCTGCCTCAATCAG GGTCTCTTGTTAGTCAGCTCACATGGCATCATGTAATCGGGACTCTTCTTTTCATCTGGGCATCACTCCTCCAGAACCGGTCCCTCTCAATGCTGGCCAAAATGAGGACTGACAGCTCAG GTAAAGTAGAGACTCTAGCCCACAAGATGCCATGCGGgggctggtttgagctggtctcTTGCCCGCATTACCTGGCTGAGCTTCTGATTTATGTCTCCATGAGTGTTTGCTGTGGCTGCAGTTCTCTAACCTGGTGGCTGGTGGTACTGTATGTACTCTGTAACCAGGCACTGGCGGCACAGCTGTGTCATGATTACTACAGGAGCAAGTTTGAGACTTATCCAACTCAACGCAAAGCTTTTATTCCTTTTGTCCTGTGA